In one Bordetella pertussis 18323 genomic region, the following are encoded:
- a CDS encoding C45 family autoproteolytic acyltransferase/hydolase, protein MAFKPVSITGTRRQTGQALGKLARPLMATYLEQSTVWAALRPWRGHAYLEALAHEASQALPEIWDELEGLAEGLRMPLVDILLWNCRGDLLHKTSDGCTSIAWRGDEDTRWIAHNEDGDPFLYGRCHMVDVRPDDAPGYISFYYPGSLPGHTFAANRAGLVQTINNVRIRQRHAGVPRMLLARAVLDCATLDDALAVLRDHPRAGGFHHTLGAAGEPRLYSVEASPAACSIGEVARGNGHANHLVHPGSEAIGQIVTDSSRSRQRHIENLMDHWQPPVDGARLVATLLDREGELPILRCSADDPDEENTLATALFEMRDGGLTLQVHDRRDQPALRVTVCPAA, encoded by the coding sequence TGGAGCAGAGCACCGTCTGGGCTGCGTTGCGTCCCTGGCGCGGCCACGCCTACCTGGAGGCCCTGGCGCACGAAGCCAGCCAGGCCTTGCCGGAAATCTGGGACGAGCTCGAAGGGCTGGCCGAAGGCCTGCGCATGCCGCTGGTGGACATACTGCTGTGGAACTGCCGCGGCGACCTGCTGCACAAGACCTCGGACGGCTGCACGTCGATCGCATGGCGCGGCGACGAAGACACGCGCTGGATCGCGCACAACGAAGACGGCGATCCGTTCCTGTACGGCCGCTGCCACATGGTGGACGTGCGGCCCGACGACGCCCCCGGCTACATCAGCTTCTACTATCCCGGCTCGCTGCCCGGCCACACCTTTGCCGCCAACCGCGCCGGGCTGGTGCAGACGATCAACAATGTGCGCATCCGCCAGCGGCACGCCGGCGTACCGCGCATGCTGCTGGCCCGCGCGGTGCTCGACTGCGCCACGCTGGACGACGCGCTGGCGGTGCTGCGCGATCATCCGCGCGCCGGCGGCTTTCACCACACGCTGGGCGCGGCCGGCGAGCCGCGCCTCTACAGCGTCGAGGCCTCCCCGGCGGCCTGCTCGATCGGCGAAGTCGCGCGCGGCAACGGGCACGCCAACCACCTGGTGCACCCTGGCAGCGAGGCCATCGGCCAGATCGTGACCGATTCGTCGCGCAGCCGCCAGCGCCACATCGAGAACCTGATGGACCACTGGCAGCCGCCCGTCGATGGCGCGCGCCTGGTGGCCACGCTGCTGGATCGCGAAGGCGAGCTGCCCATCCTGCGCTGCAGCGCCGACGACCCCGACGAGGAAAACACGCTGGCCACCGCCTTGTTCGAAATGCGCGATGGCGGGCTGACCCTGCAGGTGCATGACCGGCGCGACCAGCCCGCCTTGCGCGTGACGGTGTGCCCGGCCGCGTGA
- a CDS encoding hydantoinase B/oxoprolinase family protein encodes MKWQFWVDRGGTFTDIVARRPDGATVTAKMLSENPEQYRDAAVAGIRKLLGIAPGQPVPADQVECVKMGTTVATNALLERKGERTLLVTTRGFRDALRIAYQSRPRLFDRNVQLPEMLYEAVVEADERLAADGTVVRALAEDGLRADLRRVFDDGIRAVAIVFMHAWKEGVHEQRAAAIAREIGFTQVSTSHEASPLIKFVSRGDTTVVDAYLSPILMRYVEQVGSELPGVRLMFMQSSGGLTDAHRFRGKDAILSGPAGGIVGMVRTSELAGFDRVIGFDMGGTSTDVSHYAGEFEREFETLVAGVRMRAPMMSIHTVAAGGGSILHFDGARLRVGPDSAGANPGPACYRRGGPLAVTDCNVLLGKIQPDFFPSVFGPDADQPLDVAAVRARFAAMAEEVRTATGREMSAEQLAEGFLEIAVGNMAEAIKRISVQRGHDVTEYALTTFGGAGGQHACLVADALGMTTVFAHPLGGVLSAYGMGLADQTEMRQKTVEQVLDAALMAQLEAGLDELAGQASAELLRQHVPADKVAVQRRLHLKYRGTDTALEVAFGPLEQVRAAFEAGYRQRYSFLMPGRELVVETISVEATGGGEAATEAPVTRTRAAPLAARRTIRMFSAGQWRETPLYVREDLAPGDMMAGPAIISEPNQTTVIEPGWQAEVTPRDHLVLRRVQARVQRRAIGTQADPVMLEVFNNLFMSIAEQMGYRLQNTAYSVNIKERLDFSCAIFDAEGNLIANAPHMPVHLGSMGESIKTVMRANASRMRPGDAYVVNDPYHGGTHLPDVTVITPVFDRAGQDILFFVGSRGHHADIGGTTPGSMPPDSRTVEDEGVLFTNFQLVGNGEFRDREAREILASGRWPARNPDQNIADLHAQIAANEKGVQELLRMCDHFGLDVVRAYMGHVQDNAEEAVRRVISVLKDGRYTYRLDNGAVIEVAVRVDRQARSAVVDFTGTSGQLENNFNAPGAIAVAAVLYVFRTLVDDEIPLNAGCLKPLEIIIPEGSMLRPNPPASVVAGNVETSMCIVNALYGALGVLAASQGTMNNFTFGNARYQYYETISGGTGAGPLRIDAAGPADAGFAGTSVVQAHMTNSRLTDPEVLELRFPVRLESYEIRHGSGGAGRYRGGDGGVRRVRFLEPMTAAILSNNRRHAPFGLAGGEAGAMGRNYVERADGRVEPLGPQDSAELAAGDVFVVETPGGGGYGPA; translated from the coding sequence ATGAAGTGGCAATTCTGGGTTGACCGTGGAGGCACGTTCACCGATATCGTGGCGCGCCGGCCAGACGGCGCCACCGTGACCGCCAAGATGCTGTCGGAGAACCCCGAGCAGTACCGCGACGCTGCGGTGGCCGGCATCCGCAAGCTGCTGGGCATCGCGCCGGGCCAGCCGGTGCCGGCCGACCAAGTCGAGTGCGTCAAGATGGGCACCACGGTGGCGACCAATGCCTTGCTCGAACGCAAGGGCGAGCGCACCCTGCTGGTGACCACGCGGGGATTCCGCGACGCGCTGCGCATTGCCTACCAGAGTCGGCCGCGCCTGTTCGACCGCAACGTGCAGCTGCCCGAGATGCTGTACGAGGCGGTGGTCGAGGCCGACGAACGGCTCGCTGCCGACGGCACGGTGGTGCGCGCGCTGGCGGAGGACGGCCTGCGCGCCGACCTGCGGCGCGTGTTCGACGATGGCATCCGCGCCGTCGCCATCGTGTTCATGCACGCCTGGAAGGAGGGCGTGCATGAGCAGCGCGCCGCCGCCATCGCGCGCGAGATCGGCTTTACGCAGGTGTCGACCTCGCACGAGGCCAGTCCGCTGATCAAGTTTGTCTCGCGCGGCGACACCACGGTGGTCGATGCCTATCTGTCGCCCATTCTCATGCGCTATGTCGAGCAGGTGGGCAGCGAGTTGCCGGGCGTGCGCCTGATGTTCATGCAATCCAGCGGCGGCCTGACCGACGCGCACCGTTTCCGCGGCAAGGACGCCATCCTGTCCGGCCCGGCCGGCGGTATCGTCGGCATGGTCCGCACCAGCGAGCTGGCGGGCTTTGACCGCGTGATCGGCTTCGACATGGGCGGCACGTCCACCGACGTGTCGCATTACGCCGGCGAGTTCGAGCGCGAGTTCGAGACGCTGGTGGCCGGCGTGCGCATGCGCGCGCCGATGATGAGCATCCATACCGTGGCGGCCGGTGGGGGATCCATCCTGCATTTCGATGGCGCCCGGCTGCGCGTCGGCCCCGATTCGGCCGGCGCCAATCCGGGGCCCGCGTGCTACCGGCGCGGCGGCCCGTTGGCGGTGACCGACTGCAACGTCCTGCTGGGCAAGATCCAGCCCGACTTCTTCCCCAGCGTGTTCGGCCCCGATGCCGACCAGCCGCTGGATGTGGCGGCGGTGCGCGCGCGCTTCGCGGCCATGGCCGAGGAGGTGCGGACGGCCACGGGGCGCGAGATGAGCGCCGAGCAGCTGGCCGAAGGTTTCCTGGAGATCGCCGTGGGCAACATGGCCGAGGCGATCAAGCGCATCTCGGTGCAGCGCGGCCACGACGTGACCGAGTATGCGCTGACTACTTTCGGCGGCGCCGGCGGCCAGCATGCCTGCCTGGTGGCCGACGCGCTGGGCATGACGACGGTGTTCGCCCACCCGCTGGGCGGCGTGCTGTCAGCCTATGGCATGGGATTGGCCGACCAGACGGAAATGCGCCAGAAGACGGTGGAGCAGGTGCTCGACGCCGCGCTGATGGCGCAACTGGAGGCCGGCCTGGACGAGCTCGCCGGACAGGCCAGCGCGGAGCTGCTGCGCCAGCACGTGCCGGCCGACAAGGTGGCGGTGCAGCGGCGCCTGCACCTGAAGTACCGCGGCACCGATACCGCGCTGGAGGTCGCGTTCGGCCCGCTGGAGCAGGTGCGCGCCGCGTTCGAGGCGGGCTACCGCCAGCGCTACTCGTTCCTGATGCCCGGCCGCGAACTGGTGGTCGAGACCATTTCGGTCGAGGCCACGGGCGGCGGCGAGGCCGCCACCGAGGCGCCGGTGACGCGCACGCGCGCCGCGCCGCTGGCGGCGCGCCGCACGATACGCATGTTCAGCGCCGGACAATGGCGCGAGACCCCCCTGTACGTGCGCGAAGACCTGGCGCCCGGCGACATGATGGCCGGACCGGCCATCATCTCCGAGCCGAACCAGACGACGGTGATCGAGCCGGGCTGGCAGGCCGAGGTCACGCCGCGCGACCACCTGGTGCTTCGGCGCGTGCAGGCGCGCGTGCAGCGCCGCGCCATCGGCACGCAGGCCGACCCGGTCATGCTCGAGGTCTTCAACAATCTGTTCATGTCGATCGCCGAGCAGATGGGGTACCGGCTGCAGAACACCGCCTACTCGGTCAACATCAAGGAGCGCCTGGACTTCTCCTGCGCCATCTTCGACGCCGAGGGCAACCTGATCGCCAACGCGCCGCACATGCCGGTGCACCTGGGCTCGATGGGCGAATCGATCAAGACGGTGATGCGCGCCAATGCGTCGCGCATGCGGCCGGGCGACGCCTATGTGGTCAACGATCCGTACCACGGCGGCACGCACCTGCCCGATGTGACCGTCATCACGCCGGTGTTCGACCGCGCCGGCCAGGACATCCTGTTCTTTGTCGGCTCGCGCGGCCACCATGCCGACATAGGCGGAACGACGCCGGGCTCGATGCCGCCGGACTCCCGGACGGTGGAAGACGAAGGCGTGCTGTTCACCAATTTCCAGCTGGTCGGCAACGGCGAGTTCCGCGACCGCGAGGCGCGCGAGATCCTGGCCTCGGGGCGCTGGCCGGCGCGCAATCCGGACCAGAACATCGCCGACCTGCACGCGCAGATCGCCGCCAACGAGAAGGGCGTGCAGGAGCTGCTGCGCATGTGCGACCACTTCGGCCTGGACGTGGTGCGGGCCTACATGGGGCACGTGCAGGACAACGCCGAGGAGGCGGTGCGGCGCGTGATTTCGGTGCTGAAGGACGGGCGCTATACCTATCGGCTGGACAACGGCGCGGTCATCGAGGTGGCCGTGCGCGTCGACCGCCAGGCGCGCAGCGCGGTCGTCGATTTCACCGGCACCTCGGGCCAGCTGGAGAACAACTTCAATGCGCCGGGCGCGATCGCGGTGGCGGCGGTGCTGTACGTGTTCCGGACCCTGGTCGATGACGAGATCCCGCTGAACGCAGGCTGCCTCAAGCCGCTGGAGATCATCATCCCGGAGGGGTCGATGCTGCGCCCGAACCCGCCCGCGTCGGTGGTGGCGGGCAACGTCGAGACTTCGATGTGCATCGTCAATGCGCTGTATGGCGCGCTGGGCGTGCTGGCGGCCAGCCAGGGCACCATGAACAACTTCACGTTCGGCAATGCACGCTACCAATACTACGAGACCATCTCGGGCGGCACGGGCGCCGGGCCGCTGCGCATCGACGCCGCGGGCCCCGCGGATGCCGGTTTTGCCGGCACGTCGGTGGTGCAGGCGCACATGACCAATTCGCGCCTGACCGATCCCGAAGTGCTGGAGCTGCGCTTTCCGGTGCGGCTGGAGTCGTACGAGATCCGCCATGGGTCGGGCGGAGCCGGCCGCTATCGCGGCGGCGACGGGGGCGTGCGCCGAGTGCGCTTCCTGGAGCCCATGACGGCCGCCATCCTGTCGAACAACCGCCGCCATGCGCCGTTCGGCCTGGCGGGCGGCGAGGCCGGGGCGATGGGACGCAACTACGTGGAGCGCGCCGACGGCCGCGTCGAGCCCCTGGGCCCGCAGGACAGCGCGGAACTGGCCGCCGGCGACGTGTTCGTCGTCGAGACTCCCGGCGGAGGAGGCTACGGCCCGGCCTGA
- a CDS encoding winged helix DNA-binding protein — MSSTPLIASSAHLASGRAPDLSEVEFGLMIASHAFNRWTVRCMAAVGLPDLTANDVMVMHHVYHRQRPKKLADICFTLNVEDTHIVSYSLKKLERHDVVRGDRSGKEVFYSVTPKGAEIIKRYAEVREQCLLDGLEAGAAGGLEFTRQLAHTLRSLSGLYDQAARAATSL; from the coding sequence ATGAGCAGCACGCCCCTGATCGCTTCCTCCGCCCATCTGGCCAGCGGCCGCGCGCCCGATCTGTCCGAGGTCGAGTTCGGCCTGATGATCGCCAGCCATGCCTTCAACCGCTGGACGGTGCGCTGCATGGCGGCGGTCGGCCTGCCGGACCTCACCGCCAACGACGTCATGGTGATGCACCACGTGTACCACCGGCAGCGTCCCAAGAAACTGGCCGACATCTGCTTCACGCTGAACGTCGAGGATACGCACATCGTCAGCTATTCGCTCAAGAAACTGGAGCGCCACGACGTGGTGCGCGGCGATCGCAGCGGCAAGGAGGTGTTCTACAGCGTTACGCCGAAAGGAGCCGAAATCATCAAGCGCTATGCCGAGGTGCGCGAGCAATGCTTGCTCGATGGGCTGGAGGCGGGCGCAGCCGGCGGGCTGGAGTTCACGCGCCAGCTGGCGCATACCCTGCGCTCGCTGTCGGGGCTGTACGACCAGGCCGCGCGGGCGGCCACCTCACTGTAA
- a CDS encoding LysR family transcriptional regulator — MNIRFLETFIWVAQLRSFKAAAGKLHLTQAAISGRIAALENDLGELLFERGSRDTRLTPAGRTLLDYAQRMLDTDHAMRQALRGSGTLRGRVRLGVVESIVHTWFTPFIRRLSQTHPELEIELTAESTRRLQDLLKHGSIDVALQTDPIVGDDVRNRDMGMLKMGWICSPAAGIPAQASVAELATHPLVTFPRHSQPHLQLLDVLDAAGVQAGRIHFVSSIAACTQFIEAGLGAATLPLAAVRPGLAAGGPRGRPGRGGGTAGPGRDAPVRSAQRRRAAAARQRRAGAVTPERAAFGVFPSAPRLPATPAAAPRGPRAR; from the coding sequence ATGAATATCCGCTTTCTCGAAACCTTTATCTGGGTCGCCCAGCTGCGCAGCTTCAAGGCCGCCGCGGGCAAGCTGCACCTGACCCAGGCCGCGATCTCGGGGCGCATTGCCGCGCTCGAGAACGACCTGGGCGAACTGCTGTTCGAGCGGGGCAGCCGCGACACGCGGCTGACGCCGGCCGGGCGCACCCTGCTCGACTACGCCCAGCGCATGCTCGATACCGACCACGCCATGCGCCAGGCCCTGCGCGGCAGCGGAACCTTGCGCGGCCGCGTGCGCCTGGGCGTGGTCGAATCCATCGTCCATACCTGGTTCACGCCATTCATCCGCCGCCTGTCGCAAACGCACCCGGAGCTGGAGATCGAGCTGACCGCCGAATCGACCCGGCGGCTGCAGGACCTGCTCAAGCACGGTAGCATCGACGTCGCCCTGCAGACCGACCCCATCGTGGGCGACGATGTGCGCAACCGCGACATGGGCATGCTGAAAATGGGCTGGATCTGCAGCCCCGCGGCGGGGATTCCCGCGCAGGCCAGCGTCGCCGAACTGGCCACCCATCCCCTGGTCACCTTTCCGCGCCATTCCCAGCCGCACCTGCAGCTGCTCGACGTGCTGGACGCGGCGGGCGTGCAGGCCGGGCGCATCCATTTCGTTTCATCCATCGCCGCGTGCACGCAGTTCATCGAGGCGGGCCTGGGCGCGGCCACGCTGCCGCTGGCGGCGGTGCGTCCCGGCCTGGCGGCCGGAGGACCGCGTGGCCGGCCTGGCCGAGGCGGTGGTACGGCTGGCCCTGGACGAGATGCGCCTGTACGCTCAGCACAACGACGACGCGCTGCCGCCGCTCGACAGCGGCGTGCTGGCGCTGTGACGCCGGAGCGCGCCGCCTTCGGGGTTTTCCCCAGCGCGCCCAGGCTTCCCGCCACGCCGGCGGCGGCGCCGCGCGGGCCGCGCGCGCGATAA
- a CDS encoding DUF4286 family protein — MTAHPGRAMEKHVAAPIRHDRDAMGELFIWTDIDPAHEEDFNQWYDREHMAERAGIAGFRWARRYRSQHGRRRYLALYRTEDLHVFGSAAYRQAFERQTPWSLANFARMRDTHRRVMVVSPLAGAGTGAALGLLRLGSVELAARAAALAASAQEIEGVLALRVLTPDPQLSTPLPSEDPAARVLDPVLIIDATTEPAAAAARSLAEQLELPTDGIQTFHLLWDLRADDLRAAP, encoded by the coding sequence ATGACGGCCCATCCAGGCCGCGCGATGGAGAAACACGTGGCAGCACCAATCCGGCACGACCGCGACGCCATGGGCGAACTGTTCATCTGGACGGACATCGACCCCGCGCACGAAGAAGACTTCAACCAGTGGTACGACCGCGAACACATGGCCGAGCGCGCCGGCATCGCGGGCTTTCGCTGGGCCCGCCGCTATCGCTCGCAGCACGGCCGGCGGCGCTACCTGGCGCTGTACCGCACCGAGGACCTTCATGTATTCGGCAGCGCCGCGTACCGGCAGGCGTTCGAACGCCAGACGCCGTGGTCGCTGGCCAATTTCGCGCGCATGCGCGACACCCATCGCCGCGTCATGGTGGTATCGCCGCTGGCGGGCGCCGGCACCGGCGCGGCGCTGGGCCTGCTGCGCCTGGGCAGCGTCGAACTCGCCGCCCGCGCCGCCGCGCTGGCGGCCAGCGCGCAGGAGATCGAAGGCGTCCTGGCGCTGCGCGTGCTGACCCCCGATCCGCAGCTGTCCACCCCGCTGCCTTCCGAAGACCCCGCCGCGCGCGTGCTCGACCCCGTCCTGATCATCGACGCGACCACCGAGCCGGCCGCCGCCGCCGCCCGCTCGCTGGCCGAACAGCTGGAACTGCCCACCGACGGCATCCAGACCTTCCACTTGCTGTGGGACCTGCGCGCCGACGATCTGCGCGCCGCCCCTTGA
- the dctP gene encoding TRAP transporter substrate-binding protein DctP has translation MKTTFAVLAAALALSTGAQAATSWTMTAEQPDANYLTQNARQFADEVKAATAGALEIKVQSNSTLLKRPEVKRGVQQGVVQIGEVLVSALGNEDPLFEIDSVPFLASSFNESEKLWKATRPLLAQRLDKQGIVLVYGSPWPPQGIYTKKPVAALADLKGTRFRAYSASTSHMAALMGAVPTTVQTPEVPQAFSTGVIDAMLTSPATGVDSQAWDYVKYYYDAQAFIPQSFVIANKRAFQRLPAEVRQAVLDAGAKAEIRGWQTARAKTRELTDTLARNGMSVEPLPPQLAKELQAIGATMVSDWSKKAGADGQQLLDAYRK, from the coding sequence ATGAAAACGACCTTCGCCGTACTTGCCGCCGCCCTCGCCCTCTCGACCGGCGCGCAGGCCGCCACCAGCTGGACCATGACGGCGGAGCAGCCCGACGCCAACTACCTGACCCAGAACGCACGCCAGTTCGCCGACGAGGTCAAGGCCGCCACCGCCGGCGCGCTGGAGATCAAGGTGCAGTCCAACAGCACCCTGCTCAAGCGTCCCGAAGTCAAGCGCGGCGTGCAGCAAGGCGTGGTGCAGATCGGCGAGGTGCTGGTCTCGGCACTGGGCAACGAAGACCCCTTGTTCGAAATCGACAGCGTCCCGTTCCTGGCATCCTCGTTCAACGAGTCGGAAAAACTGTGGAAAGCGACGCGACCCCTGCTGGCCCAGCGCCTGGACAAGCAAGGCATCGTGCTGGTGTACGGGTCGCCCTGGCCCCCGCAGGGCATCTACACCAAGAAGCCGGTCGCCGCGCTGGCCGACCTGAAGGGCACGCGTTTCCGCGCCTACAGCGCATCGACCAGCCACATGGCCGCCCTGATGGGCGCGGTGCCCACCACCGTGCAGACGCCCGAGGTCCCGCAGGCCTTTTCGACCGGCGTGATCGACGCCATGCTCACCTCGCCCGCCACCGGCGTGGACAGCCAGGCCTGGGACTACGTCAAGTACTACTACGATGCCCAGGCTTTCATCCCCCAGAGCTTCGTCATCGCCAACAAGCGGGCCTTCCAGCGCCTGCCCGCCGAAGTGCGGCAGGCGGTGCTGGATGCCGGCGCCAAGGCCGAAATCCGGGGCTGGCAGACCGCGCGCGCCAAGACTCGCGAACTCACCGACACCCTGGCGCGCAACGGCATGAGCGTCGAGCCGCTGCCCCCGCAACTGGCCAAGGAGCTGCAGGCCATCGGCGCCACCATGGTCTCGGACTGGAGCAAGAAAGCCGGCGCCGACGGCCAGCAGCTGCTCGATGCCTACCGCAAGTAA
- a CDS encoding TRAP transporter small permease, with product MPILDRIAVASGAVAALFLALIGAIVAAQIASRLIGMQIPAADDFAAWSMAASVFLALPYAMLRGDHIRVPLLLQFLPKTAHRPYELAATALGLALSAWAAWQTAGFVHESFAYDEVAQGMLRVPLWIPQICMPIGLALLTLMLARRLAMVARGRQPEETAHG from the coding sequence ATGCCCATACTCGATCGCATCGCCGTCGCCAGCGGCGCCGTGGCCGCGCTGTTCCTGGCGCTGATCGGCGCCATCGTCGCCGCGCAGATCGCCAGCCGCCTGATCGGCATGCAGATCCCCGCGGCCGACGACTTCGCCGCCTGGTCGATGGCGGCCTCGGTGTTCCTGGCCCTGCCCTACGCCATGCTGCGCGGCGACCATATCCGCGTGCCCCTGTTGCTGCAGTTCCTGCCCAAGACCGCTCACCGTCCCTACGAGCTGGCGGCCACGGCCCTGGGCCTGGCGCTGTCGGCCTGGGCCGCGTGGCAGACGGCCGGCTTCGTCCACGAATCGTTCGCCTACGACGAGGTGGCCCAGGGCATGCTGCGCGTGCCGCTGTGGATTCCGCAGATCTGCATGCCCATCGGCCTGGCCCTGCTGACGCTGATGCTGGCGCGGCGCCTGGCCATGGTGGCGCGCGGCCGGCAACCCGAGGAGACGGCCCATGGGTGA